From the genome of Azospira restricta, one region includes:
- a CDS encoding methyltransferase family protein, translated as MAAALVFLAGSTLLAWFSRKPLRRPGSHGFYRFFAWECILALAVVNHTPWGSARLSPLQLVSWTLLAASVGLVAVGAATLLRRGGADTARDDAALYAWEKTGTLVTGGIFAYIRHPMYASLLALTWGFFFQLPNWPAAGIAVAGSVLLYVTARRDEQECRAHFGAAYDAYRQRTRMFVPFLF; from the coding sequence ATGGCGGCGGCCCTCGTCTTCCTCGCCGGCAGCACACTGCTCGCGTGGTTTTCGCGCAAGCCGCTGCGCCGGCCGGGCAGCCACGGCTTCTACCGCTTCTTCGCCTGGGAGTGCATCCTCGCGCTGGCGGTGGTGAACCACACGCCGTGGGGCTCGGCGCGGCTGTCACCGCTGCAGCTGGTGTCGTGGACGCTGCTCGCGGCCAGCGTCGGCCTCGTCGCCGTCGGCGCGGCGACGCTGCTCCGCCGCGGCGGCGCCGACACCGCCCGCGACGACGCCGCGCTCTACGCCTGGGAGAAGACCGGGACGCTGGTCACCGGCGGCATCTTCGCCTACATCCGCCACCCGATGTACGCCTCGCTGCTGGCGCTGACCTGGGGCTTCTTCTTCCAGCTGCCGAACTGGCCGGCGGCCGGCATCGCCGTTGCCGGCAGCGTTCTCCTCTACGTCACCGCGCGCCGCGACGAGCAGGAGTGCCGCGCCCACTTCGGCGCGGCGTACGACGCCTACCGGCAGCGCACGCGGATGTTCGTTCCCTTCCTGTTCTGA